One Desulfovibrio aminophilus genomic window carries:
- the rplD gene encoding 50S ribosomal protein L4, with the protein MATVSIFDQNKKEVGSMELAPEIFEVEIRPEILHLVVRAHLAAKRAGTHAAKSRGQVSGGGKKPWRQKGTGRARAGTIRSPLWRGGAILFGPQPRSYDFKVNKKIRSLALRMALTSRLSGDNLMVVNAIDLPEVKTKGFIQVAKSLGLEKALIVSKDPANTLVLSARNIPGIKVLEADKLNVYDVLYYPKLVLLESAAREVQERLK; encoded by the coding sequence ATGGCTACCGTGAGCATTTTCGATCAGAACAAGAAGGAAGTGGGCAGCATGGAGCTGGCCCCGGAGATCTTCGAGGTCGAGATCCGGCCCGAGATCCTGCACCTTGTGGTCCGCGCCCATCTGGCCGCCAAGCGCGCCGGCACCCATGCCGCCAAGTCCCGCGGCCAGGTCAGCGGCGGCGGCAAGAAGCCCTGGCGCCAGAAAGGCACCGGCCGCGCCCGCGCGGGCACCATCCGTTCGCCCCTGTGGCGTGGCGGCGCCATCCTCTTCGGCCCCCAGCCGCGCAGCTACGACTTCAAGGTGAACAAGAAGATCCGCAGCTTGGCCCTGCGCATGGCGCTGACATCGCGGCTTTCCGGCGACAACCTGATGGTGGTCAACGCCATCGACCTGCCCGAGGTGAAGACCAAGGGCTTCATCCAGGTCGCCAAGAGCCTGGGGCTGGAAAAAGCCTTGATTGTTTCCAAGGATCCTGCTAACACTCTCGTTCTTTCGGCCAGGAATATTCCTGGCATTAAGGTGCTTGAGGCCGATAAACTCAATGTTTACGACGTGTTGTACTACCCGAAGCTGGTTTTGCTCGAGAGTGCGGCGCGCGAGGTCCAGGAGAGGTTGAAGTAG
- the rpsS gene encoding 30S ribosomal protein S19 has translation MPRSLKKGPFVDSHLEKKVVKANENKDRRVIKTWSRRSTIVPEMVGMTFAVHNGRKFIPVFVTENMVGHKLGEFAPTRTFFGHAADKKTKAK, from the coding sequence ATGCCGAGATCGTTGAAGAAAGGTCCCTTTGTGGACAGCCACCTCGAGAAGAAGGTGGTCAAGGCCAATGAGAACAAGGACCGCCGGGTGATCAAGACCTGGTCCCGCCGGTCCACGATCGTGCCCGAAATGGTCGGGATGACCTTCGCGGTCCACAACGGACGCAAGTTCATTCCGGTGTTCGTGACGGAGAACATGGTGGGCCACAAGCTCGGCGAGTTCGCTCCCACCCGGACCTTCTTCGGCCACGCCGCGGATAAGAAAACCAAGGCCAAGTAA
- the rpsE gene encoding 30S ribosomal protein S5: MEQNESGLIEKIVYLNRVAKVVKGGRRFSFSCLVVVGDGQGKVGYGLGKANEVPEAIRKASDKAKKSMIRIPVLEGTLPYEVLGRFGAGRVLLKPASRGTGIIAGGPVRAVMEAVGVSDILTKAIGTNNPHNVLRATITGLASLRSADDVSGLRGKELVTPRK, from the coding sequence GTGGAACAGAACGAATCCGGTCTGATTGAGAAGATCGTCTACCTGAACCGCGTGGCCAAGGTCGTCAAGGGCGGCCGACGCTTCAGCTTCAGCTGCCTGGTGGTCGTGGGCGACGGTCAGGGCAAGGTCGGCTACGGTCTCGGCAAGGCCAACGAGGTCCCCGAGGCGATCCGCAAGGCGTCCGACAAGGCCAAGAAGTCCATGATCCGCATCCCCGTGCTGGAAGGGACCCTGCCCTATGAGGTCCTGGGCCGCTTCGGCGCGGGCCGGGTGCTTCTGAAGCCCGCCAGCCGCGGTACCGGCATCATCGCCGGCGGCCCCGTGCGCGCCGTCATGGAGGCCGTGGGCGTGTCCGATATCCTGACCAAGGCCATCGGCACGAACAACCCCCACAACGTGTTGCGCGCCACCATCACCGGCTTGGCCTCCCTGCGCAGCGCGGACGACGTGTCCGGTCTGCGCGGCAAGGAACTGGTCACTCCGCGCAAGTAA
- the map gene encoding type I methionyl aminopeptidase: MKKFRGVFLKNPNEIALMRVANRITSQILDALGKAVRPGAECSEFEDICRRMCDEHEVRPAFLGYQGYKYALCCSVNSEVVHGFPTRDKVLREGDIVSFDMGVVYKGFYGDSARTFPVGAVSDEATRLMDATRESLLLGIEQARPGNNLYDISAAVQRHAESAGFGVVRRFVGHGIGARMHEKPEVPNFVPRGVLGLPLKAGMVLAIEPMVTAGGHEVEVLADGWTAVTKDRKLAAHFEHTVAITPDGPQILSLSDD; encoded by the coding sequence TTGAAAAAGTTTCGCGGAGTCTTTCTCAAGAATCCGAACGAAATCGCCTTAATGCGTGTTGCGAACCGGATCACCTCCCAGATCCTGGATGCCTTGGGGAAGGCGGTTCGCCCCGGAGCGGAATGCTCCGAGTTCGAGGATATCTGCCGCCGGATGTGCGATGAGCACGAGGTCCGGCCGGCTTTCCTGGGATACCAGGGATATAAGTACGCTCTTTGCTGTTCAGTGAATTCGGAGGTCGTGCATGGCTTCCCCACCCGGGACAAGGTGCTCCGGGAGGGAGACATCGTTTCCTTCGACATGGGCGTGGTGTATAAGGGATTCTACGGCGATTCGGCGCGGACCTTCCCAGTGGGGGCGGTGAGCGACGAGGCGACCCGGCTCATGGACGCGACCCGGGAATCCCTTCTGCTCGGCATCGAGCAGGCCCGCCCCGGCAACAACCTGTACGACATCTCGGCCGCTGTGCAGCGGCACGCGGAGTCGGCCGGGTTCGGGGTGGTCCGGCGGTTCGTGGGCCATGGCATCGGCGCGCGGATGCATGAGAAGCCGGAGGTGCCCAATTTCGTCCCCCGTGGGGTGCTCGGGCTGCCGCTCAAAGCCGGGATGGTTCTGGCCATCGAGCCCATGGTCACCGCCGGGGGACATGAAGTGGAAGTGCTGGCCGACGGTTGGACGGCCGTGACCAAGGACCGGAAGCTGGCCGCCCACTTCGAACATACCGTGGCGATTACCCCGGACGGCCCCCAGATCCTGAGCCTCTCGGACGACTGA
- the rplV gene encoding 50S ribosomal protein L22 — MEAKAVAKFLRVSPRKTRLVAENIRGKAVEDALNILKFTPKKPARYLSKVLYSAIANAEQLPGVDVDSLVVDTVLVNEGPMWKRIMPRAMGRAYRIRKRTSHITIVVKEV, encoded by the coding sequence ATGGAAGCCAAAGCCGTCGCCAAGTTTTTGCGCGTTTCCCCGCGCAAGACCCGTCTGGTGGCTGAGAATATCCGGGGAAAGGCCGTCGAGGACGCCCTGAACATTCTCAAGTTCACGCCCAAGAAGCCCGCCCGCTACTTGAGCAAGGTCCTGTATTCGGCCATCGCCAACGCCGAGCAACTGCCCGGCGTGGATGTGGACTCCCTGGTTGTGGACACCGTGCTCGTCAACGAGGGCCCCATGTGGAAGCGGATCATGCCGCGCGCCATGGGCCGCGCCTACCGCATCCGGAAGCGCACGAGCCACATCACCATCGTCGTGAAGGAAGTGTAG
- the rplN gene encoding 50S ribosomal protein L14 — MIQVESKLDVADNSGAKQVACIKVLGGSKRRYASVGDIIVVSVKEAMPHSKVKKGAVMKAVVVRTKKEVGRADGSYIKFDSNSAVLLNNQLEPVGTRIFGPVARELRQKNFMKIVSLAPEVL; from the coding sequence ATGATCCAGGTTGAGAGCAAACTCGACGTGGCCGACAATTCCGGGGCCAAGCAGGTCGCCTGCATCAAGGTCCTGGGCGGCTCCAAGCGCCGCTACGCCAGCGTGGGTGACATCATCGTCGTCTCCGTGAAGGAAGCCATGCCGCATTCCAAGGTGAAGAAGGGCGCGGTCATGAAGGCCGTGGTCGTCCGCACCAAGAAGGAAGTGGGGCGCGCCGACGGCTCCTACATCAAGTTCGACAGCAACTCGGCCGTCCTGCTGAACAACCAGCTCGAGCCGGTGGGAACGCGCATTTTCGGACCCGTGGCCAGGGAACTTCGTCAGAAGAACTTCATGAAGATCGTGTCCCTCGCCCCTGAGGTCCTCTAA
- the rplE gene encoding 50S ribosomal protein L5, producing the protein MTRLEQIYSEKVAPALKKEFGYKSSMEIPRIQKISLNIGLGEASINNKLIEDAVEELTKIAGQRAVITRAKKSIAAFKLRTGMAVGCRVTLRHDRMWDFLDKLVNFALPRVRDFRGIPDRGFDGRGNFTLGIREHTIFPELEIDKVERVKGMNVTIATSAPTDKEGKMLLDLLGMPFKK; encoded by the coding sequence ATGACTCGACTGGAACAGATCTATTCGGAAAAGGTGGCGCCCGCCCTGAAGAAGGAGTTCGGCTACAAGAGCTCCATGGAGATCCCCCGGATCCAGAAGATCTCCCTGAACATCGGCCTGGGCGAGGCGAGCATCAACAACAAGCTCATTGAGGATGCCGTCGAGGAGCTGACCAAGATCGCCGGCCAGCGCGCCGTGATCACCCGCGCCAAGAAGTCCATCGCGGCCTTCAAGCTGCGTACGGGCATGGCCGTGGGCTGCCGGGTGACCCTGCGTCACGACCGGATGTGGGATTTTCTGGATAAGCTCGTCAACTTCGCCCTGCCCCGGGTGCGCGACTTCCGCGGCATCCCGGATCGCGGCTTTGACGGGCGCGGCAACTTCACCCTCGGCATCCGGGAACACACCATCTTCCCGGAGCTCGAGATCGACAAGGTGGAGCGGGTGAAGGGCATGAACGTGACCATCGCCACGTCCGCCCCCACGGACAAGGAAGGCAAGATGCTTCTTGACCTTCTGGGCATGCCCTTCAAAAAATAG
- the rplB gene encoding 50S ribosomal protein L2, whose amino-acid sequence MAVRKLKPTSAGRRFQTVSTFEEITKKAPEKSLVEGLSKKAGRNCYGRLTSRRRGGGHKRLYRLVDFKRDKRNVPATVAAIEYDPNRSARIALLHYADGEKRYILAPLGLTVGDSVVSGEGADIKPGNALFLARIPVGTVVHNVELHPGRGGQFCRAAGAYAQLIAKEGSYALLRMPSGEVRKVLATCVATVGQVGNIHHEKVSLGKAGRNRWLGRRPKVRGVAMNPIDHPLGGGEGRSSGGRHPTTPWGKPTKGYKTRNRKKTSSKLIVKRRGQK is encoded by the coding sequence ATGGCTGTGCGCAAGCTCAAACCCACTTCCGCCGGCCGCCGGTTCCAGACGGTCTCCACCTTTGAGGAGATCACCAAGAAGGCGCCCGAGAAGTCTCTGGTCGAGGGCCTGAGTAAGAAGGCCGGGCGCAACTGCTACGGCAGGCTGACCTCCCGCCGTCGCGGCGGAGGCCACAAGCGCCTGTACCGCCTGGTGGATTTCAAGCGCGACAAGCGCAACGTCCCGGCCACGGTGGCGGCCATCGAGTACGACCCGAACCGCAGCGCCCGCATCGCCCTGCTGCACTATGCCGACGGCGAGAAGCGCTACATCCTGGCCCCCCTGGGCCTGACCGTGGGCGACTCCGTGGTCTCCGGCGAGGGCGCGGACATCAAGCCCGGCAACGCGCTGTTCCTGGCGCGCATCCCCGTGGGCACCGTGGTGCACAACGTGGAGCTGCACCCCGGCCGCGGCGGCCAGTTCTGCCGCGCCGCCGGCGCCTACGCCCAGCTCATCGCCAAGGAGGGCTCCTACGCCCTGCTGCGCATGCCCTCGGGTGAAGTCCGCAAGGTGCTCGCCACCTGCGTGGCCACCGTGGGCCAGGTGGGCAACATCCACCATGAGAAGGTGAGCCTGGGCAAGGCCGGCCGCAATCGCTGGCTCGGCCGTCGTCCCAAGGTCCGCGGCGTGGCCATGAACCCCATCGACCACCCCCTGGGCGGCGGCGAGGGCCGGAGTTCCGGCGGTCGCCATCCCACCACTCCCTGGGGCAAGCCGACGAAGGGTTACAAGACCCGCAACAGGAAGAAGACTTCCTCCAAGCTCATCGTGAAACGCCGCGGGCAGAAGTAG
- the rpmC gene encoding 50S ribosomal protein L29, producing the protein MKSKEIRALDDKQLGEKLGEFRKELFNLRFQHATAQLENTQRIPTVKKTIARILTVQRERNAGA; encoded by the coding sequence ATGAAGAGCAAGGAAATTCGTGCCCTGGACGACAAGCAGCTGGGCGAGAAGCTCGGGGAGTTCCGCAAGGAGCTGTTCAACCTGCGCTTCCAGCACGCCACGGCGCAGCTTGAGAACACCCAGCGCATTCCGACCGTGAAGAAAACCATCGCCCGCATCCTCACTGTGCAGCGGGAAAGAAACGCGGGGGCGTAA
- the rpsQ gene encoding 30S ribosomal protein S17 codes for MAELSKTNKRTLEGVVASDKGDKTIVVQVETLVKHPLFKKYIRRRKKFMAHDPANECGVGDKVEIVESRPLSRRKRWHLVKILEKAQ; via the coding sequence ATGGCTGAGCTGAGCAAGACCAACAAGCGGACCCTGGAAGGGGTCGTGGCCAGCGACAAGGGCGACAAGACCATTGTCGTGCAGGTCGAGACCCTGGTGAAGCATCCGCTGTTCAAGAAGTATATCCGCCGCAGGAAGAAGTTCATGGCCCACGACCCGGCCAACGAATGCGGCGTCGGCGACAAGGTCGAGATCGTCGAGTCCCGTCCGCTGTCCCGCCGCAAGCGGTGGCATCTGGTGAAGATACTCGAAAAGGCGCAATAG
- the rplW gene encoding 50S ribosomal protein L23 — translation MDYTQILLRPLISEKATAAKEATNSVAFFVHPSANKIEVKKAVEQAFNVKVEAVNIVKKASLARSRFGRATGRISGYKKAYVKLAAGDKIEFFEGV, via the coding sequence ATGGACTACACGCAGATCCTTTTGCGGCCGCTCATTTCCGAGAAGGCCACCGCCGCGAAGGAGGCGACCAACAGCGTCGCTTTCTTTGTTCATCCCTCGGCCAACAAGATCGAGGTCAAGAAGGCGGTCGAGCAGGCGTTCAACGTCAAGGTCGAGGCCGTGAACATCGTCAAGAAGGCGTCCCTGGCGCGCAGCCGCTTCGGCCGCGCCACCGGCCGCATCTCCGGGTACAAGAAGGCCTACGTCAAGCTGGCCGCCGGGGACAAGATCGAGTTCTTCGAGGGAGTCTAG
- the rplF gene encoding 50S ribosomal protein L6 codes for MSRIGKKPIDIPSGVEVKIGPEAVSVKGPKGALSTPVHPLVTYAVEGGQVVVSPADESRLANAQHGLRRTLLANCIQGVTAGFQKALEVIGVGYKVSVQGKKVVLTVGYSHPVEYPLPAGIDAAAEGNKLTISGLDKQLVGEVAAQLRRVRPPEPYKGKGIKYVDEQIRRKAGKSGAK; via the coding sequence ATGTCCCGTATAGGCAAGAAACCCATCGACATCCCTTCCGGTGTCGAGGTGAAGATCGGCCCCGAGGCCGTTTCCGTGAAGGGCCCCAAGGGCGCCTTGAGCACCCCGGTGCACCCCCTGGTGACCTACGCGGTCGAAGGCGGCCAGGTCGTCGTCTCGCCCGCGGACGAATCCCGGCTGGCCAACGCCCAGCACGGCCTGCGCCGCACGCTGCTGGCCAACTGCATCCAGGGCGTGACCGCCGGGTTCCAGAAGGCCCTTGAGGTCATCGGCGTCGGCTACAAGGTTTCCGTGCAGGGCAAGAAGGTGGTGCTCACGGTGGGCTACTCCCACCCGGTGGAGTACCCCCTGCCCGCCGGCATCGACGCCGCCGCCGAGGGAAACAAGCTGACCATTTCCGGTCTGGACAAGCAGCTCGTCGGCGAGGTCGCCGCTCAGCTGCGCCGCGTGCGCCCGCCCGAGCCGTACAAAGGCAAGGGCATCAAGTACGTGGACGAGCAGATCCGCCGCAAGGCCGGTAAGTCCGGCGCCAAGTAA
- the rpmD gene encoding 50S ribosomal protein L30 has protein sequence MFKVKLVRSLIGCTPAQRKTLAALGLKRIRQENTLKDTPAVAGMIENVKHLVEVSKS, from the coding sequence GTGTTCAAGGTGAAGCTCGTGAGAAGCCTGATCGGCTGCACTCCGGCCCAGCGCAAGACGCTGGCCGCCCTGGGGCTCAAGCGCATCCGTCAGGAGAATACTTTGAAGGACACGCCCGCCGTGGCGGGCATGATCGAGAACGTGAAGCACCTGGTTGAGGTGTCCAAGTCATGA
- the rpsC gene encoding 30S ribosomal protein S3 yields MGQKVHPYGFRLGYNKNWLSRWYSRKDYPAFVLQDDQLRKFVKEKLYQAGIARIEIERAGGKVRLIIHTARPGIVIGRKGVEIEKLREDLRKKFNTEFTIEVNEIRRPEVEAQLVAESIALQLERRVAFRRAMKRTVSLSRKFGAEGIKVACAGRLAGAEIARSEWYRDGRVPLHTLRADIDFGYAIAKTTYGVIGVRVWIFKGEILDAEVEQ; encoded by the coding sequence ATGGGCCAGAAAGTTCATCCGTACGGGTTCCGGCTGGGGTACAACAAGAACTGGCTGTCGCGCTGGTACAGCCGCAAGGACTATCCCGCCTTCGTGCTGCAGGACGATCAGCTGCGGAAGTTCGTCAAGGAAAAGCTGTACCAGGCCGGCATCGCGCGCATCGAGATCGAGCGCGCCGGCGGCAAGGTGCGCCTTATCATCCACACCGCGCGTCCGGGCATCGTCATCGGCCGCAAGGGCGTGGAGATCGAGAAGCTCCGCGAGGACCTGCGCAAGAAGTTCAACACCGAATTCACGATCGAGGTCAACGAGATCCGGCGTCCCGAGGTGGAAGCCCAGCTCGTGGCCGAGAGCATCGCGCTCCAGCTGGAGCGCCGCGTGGCCTTCCGCCGCGCCATGAAACGGACCGTGTCCCTGTCCCGCAAGTTCGGGGCCGAGGGCATCAAGGTGGCCTGCGCCGGCCGTCTGGCCGGTGCTGAAATCGCCCGCTCCGAGTGGTACCGCGACGGCCGCGTGCCGTTGCACACCCTGCGCGCCGACATTGATTTCGGCTACGCCATCGCCAAGACCACGTACGGCGTCATCGGGGTCAGGGTCTGGATCTTCAAGGGCGAGATTCTTGACGCAGAGGTGGAACAGTAA
- the rplR gene encoding 50S ribosomal protein L18 has protein sequence MKMTKEESRARRKVRIRKKISGSAERPRLVVFRSNRQIYAQLIDDIAGRTLASSSTLVLGKAGESMKLNLECAGKVGKDIAAKALAGGIEMVVFDRNGYLYHGRIKALAEGAREGGLKF, from the coding sequence ATGAAGATGACGAAGGAAGAATCGCGGGCCCGCCGCAAGGTGCGCATCCGCAAGAAGATCTCCGGCAGCGCGGAGAGGCCCCGCTTGGTGGTCTTCCGCTCCAACCGGCAAATCTACGCGCAGCTCATCGACGACATCGCCGGGCGGACTCTCGCGAGTTCCTCCACCCTGGTTCTGGGCAAGGCGGGCGAGTCGATGAAACTGAATCTGGAGTGCGCCGGCAAGGTGGGCAAGGACATAGCCGCCAAGGCTCTGGCCGGAGGCATCGAGATGGTGGTCTTCGACCGCAACGGCTATCTGTACCACGGCCGCATCAAGGCCCTGGCCGAAGGCGCCCGCGAGGGCGGGCTCAAATTCTAG
- the rplP gene encoding 50S ribosomal protein L16 yields the protein MLAPKKVKYRKRQKGRIKGQAGRGTTIAFGEVGLKALEPGKLTSQQIEAARVAIMRHIKRGGKIWIRVFPDVPITKKPAETRMGSGKGAPEGWVAPVRPGRVLYEVKGVDMALAKEALNLARYKLPIKTVIVVKEGAE from the coding sequence ATGCTTGCTCCGAAGAAAGTGAAATACCGCAAGCGGCAGAAAGGCCGCATCAAGGGCCAGGCCGGCCGGGGCACGACCATCGCCTTCGGCGAGGTGGGCCTGAAGGCCCTGGAGCCCGGGAAGCTGACCAGTCAGCAGATCGAGGCGGCCCGTGTCGCCATCATGCGCCACATCAAGCGCGGCGGTAAGATTTGGATCCGCGTCTTCCCCGACGTGCCGATCACCAAGAAGCCCGCCGAGACCCGCATGGGTTCCGGCAAGGGCGCGCCCGAGGGCTGGGTGGCTCCCGTCCGCCCCGGACGCGTGCTGTATGAAGTCAAGGGCGTGGACATGGCGCTGGCCAAGGAAGCCCTGAACCTGGCGCGCTACAAGCTGCCCATCAAGACCGTGATCGTGGTCAAGGAGGGGGCTGAATAA
- a CDS encoding type Z 30S ribosomal protein S14, with the protein MARTCLRVKARRKPKFSARAYNRCPICGRSRAFLRRYGICRICFRNKSLAGELPGVRKASW; encoded by the coding sequence TTGGCCAGGACGTGTTTGAGAGTCAAGGCTCGCCGCAAACCCAAGTTTTCGGCTCGCGCCTATAATCGGTGCCCGATCTGCGGCCGTTCCCGCGCCTTCCTTCGGCGTTACGGCATCTGCCGTATCTGCTTCCGGAACAAGTCCCTCGCCGGCGAACTTCCCGGCGTGCGCAAGGCGAGCTGGTAA
- the rplX gene encoding 50S ribosomal protein L24, with amino-acid sequence MNTKIRKDDKVMILAGKDKGKIGKVLKLLKKKDAVLVEGVNKIHRHTKANPYKNQPGGIVEKEAPVHVSNVAYVCTACAKATRIGYKDNDGKKVRYCKKCNETVD; translated from the coding sequence ATGAACACCAAGATTCGCAAAGACGACAAAGTCATGATCCTGGCCGGCAAGGACAAGGGAAAGATCGGCAAGGTGCTCAAGCTTCTGAAGAAGAAGGACGCCGTGCTGGTGGAGGGCGTGAACAAGATTCACCGCCACACCAAGGCCAATCCCTACAAGAACCAGCCGGGCGGAATCGTGGAGAAAGAGGCCCCGGTCCATGTCTCCAACGTGGCCTATGTGTGCACCGCGTGCGCCAAGGCCACCCGGATCGGGTACAAGGACAATGACGGCAAGAAAGTCCGTTATTGCAAGAAGTGCAACGAGACCGTGGACTAG
- the secY gene encoding preprotein translocase subunit SecY, which translates to MALSGVENLARLPELKKKLGWTFLLLAVYRLGIHVPVPGVDGAALGEFFASAQNTLFGLFDMFSGGGLKNLSIFALGIMPYISASIILQLLTVVSPELKRLSKEEGQAGRKKITEYTRYGTVLITFVQGLGIAVGLESMTSPTGAPVVVDPGWMFRFMSVITLTAGTIFLMWLGERITAKGIGNGISLIIFAGIVAGLPSAVVNTFRLMSAGEMTLFVLLFILALMVAVLGFIVFMERGQRRIPIHYAKRMMGRKMFGGQTTHLPLRINTAGVIPPIFASSLLLFPATVANFSSAEWLKTVSTLLSPQSIVYNILFVAVIVFFAYFYTAIIFDPKGIAENIQKQGGFIPGIRPGARTREYIDRVLARITLWGAMYISVICVLPTVLIANFNVPFYFGGTSILIVVGVAMDFMGQIESYLISRQYEGLMGKGAKIKGRR; encoded by the coding sequence GTGGCCTTGTCCGGTGTCGAAAATCTGGCGCGGTTGCCCGAGCTGAAGAAGAAGCTCGGGTGGACCTTCCTGTTGCTGGCCGTTTATCGCCTGGGCATCCACGTTCCGGTTCCCGGAGTGGACGGCGCGGCGCTGGGAGAGTTCTTCGCCAGCGCTCAGAACACGCTCTTCGGCCTGTTCGATATGTTCTCGGGCGGTGGTCTGAAGAATCTCTCGATCTTCGCCCTGGGCATCATGCCGTACATCTCCGCGTCCATCATCCTGCAGCTGCTCACCGTGGTCAGCCCGGAACTGAAACGGCTGTCCAAGGAAGAGGGACAGGCGGGCCGCAAGAAGATCACCGAGTACACCCGCTACGGAACCGTACTCATCACGTTCGTCCAGGGCCTCGGCATCGCCGTGGGCCTGGAGAGCATGACCAGCCCCACCGGGGCGCCGGTGGTGGTCGATCCGGGTTGGATGTTCCGCTTCATGAGCGTGATCACCCTGACCGCCGGCACCATCTTCCTCATGTGGTTGGGTGAGCGCATCACCGCCAAGGGCATCGGCAACGGCATCTCGCTGATCATCTTCGCGGGCATCGTGGCCGGTCTGCCGTCCGCTGTGGTCAACACCTTCCGGCTCATGAGCGCGGGCGAGATGACGCTCTTCGTCCTGCTGTTCATCCTGGCCCTGATGGTGGCCGTGCTCGGCTTCATCGTCTTCATGGAGCGCGGCCAGCGCCGTATCCCGATCCATTACGCCAAGCGCATGATGGGGCGGAAGATGTTCGGCGGCCAGACCACGCATCTGCCGCTGCGCATCAATACCGCAGGCGTCATTCCGCCGATCTTCGCCTCGAGCCTCCTTCTCTTCCCGGCGACAGTCGCGAATTTCTCCAGCGCGGAATGGCTGAAGACGGTGTCGACCCTGCTGAGCCCGCAGTCCATCGTGTACAACATCCTGTTCGTTGCGGTGATCGTGTTCTTCGCCTACTTCTACACCGCGATCATCTTCGATCCCAAGGGCATCGCGGAGAACATCCAGAAGCAGGGCGGGTTCATCCCCGGGATTCGTCCCGGCGCGCGGACGAGGGAGTACATCGACCGCGTGCTGGCCCGCATCACGCTCTGGGGCGCGATGTACATCTCGGTGATCTGTGTCCTGCCCACCGTGCTCATCGCCAACTTCAATGTTCCGTTCTACTTCGGCGGCACGTCCATTCTCATCGTGGTCGGCGTGGCCATGGACTTCATGGGCCAGATCGAGTCCTACCTCATCTCCCGACAGTACGAAGGGCTTATGGGGAAGGGCGCCAAGATCAAGGGCAGGCGGTAG
- the rplO gene encoding 50S ribosomal protein L15 — MNLHELYPFPEERQTRKRVGRGPGSGLGGTSGRGHKGQLSRSGGKSKKGFEGGQMPLQRRLPKRGFKNPFRVEYEAVNVGVLVVAFPGKSEITLADIYERGLCRQGAPVKVLGDGEVTSAVTIEAHRFSASAVEKITKAGGSANSLEGK; from the coding sequence ATGAATCTGCACGAATTGTATCCTTTCCCCGAGGAACGCCAGACCCGCAAGCGCGTCGGCCGCGGTCCCGGCTCCGGCCTGGGCGGCACGTCCGGCCGCGGGCACAAGGGCCAGCTGTCCCGCTCCGGCGGCAAGTCCAAGAAGGGCTTCGAGGGCGGTCAGATGCCCCTGCAGCGCCGCCTGCCCAAGCGCGGCTTCAAGAATCCCTTCCGGGTCGAGTATGAGGCCGTGAACGTCGGCGTGCTCGTGGTCGCCTTCCCGGGCAAGTCCGAGATCACGCTGGCCGACATCTACGAGCGCGGCCTGTGCCGCCAGGGCGCCCCGGTCAAGGTTCTGGGCGACGGTGAAGTGACCTCGGCCGTGACCATCGAGGCCCATCGCTTCAGCGCCTCGGCCGTTGAGAAGATCACCAAGGCCGGCGGTTCCGCCAACTCCTTGGAAGGAAAGTAA
- the rpsH gene encoding 30S ribosomal protein S8 produces the protein MAVVDPVADMLTRIRNAHQAYHRQVEIPASKMKVSIAGILKEEGYIDDYSVEGASMQLALKYVDGKPLISGLKKVSKPGRRIYVGVSEIPRVQNGLGICILSTSRGLMAGGKAAEGNLGGELICEIW, from the coding sequence ATGGCTGTTGTTGATCCCGTCGCCGACATGCTGACCCGCATTCGGAACGCCCACCAGGCGTATCACCGCCAGGTGGAGATTCCGGCCTCCAAGATGAAGGTTTCCATCGCTGGAATCCTCAAGGAGGAAGGGTACATCGATGATTATTCCGTTGAAGGCGCCAGCATGCAGCTGGCCCTCAAGTATGTCGACGGCAAGCCCCTTATCTCGGGTCTGAAGAAGGTGAGCAAGCCCGGTCGCCGCATCTACGTCGGGGTGTCCGAAATCCCGCGCGTGCAGAACGGCCTGGGCATCTGCATCCTCTCCACCTCGCGGGGCCTGATGGCCGGGGGCAAGGCCGCCGAAGGCAATCTGGGCGGCGAGCTCATCTGCGAAATTTGGTAG